The DNA window AATTTCCCGTCCCTTGGGTTGCCTTCCGGTTTTTCCCTTTTTTAACCCTGTTCTCTCTAGTATATGGACGGTCGATGTACCACCCGGCCGGACAACCCGTTTTATTGCCGTTCTTTAGGTTCCCCCACGGTGGTACCCGGAGCTTCCTTGATTTTTCGGATAATCCGCGCCATCATCCGCGCAACATTGGGCTGAGCAATCCCCGTTTCCTCCGCAATCTCCCGCTGCTTCAATTCACCGCCGACATTCACGGCAACCGCAGACGCAAACTTCCGGACCCGTCAGGGCTCGGGGGTCGCTCCCCACTCCTACCCCGCCGAGCATGTGAATAGTGCGGTCGCTCAAGAGCCCCATGGCGACGGCCTGATAGACTCCCGGCAGAATCCTGTTCCTGCTGCCGTTGAGCAAGTGCGCCTCCCGGAGTTCGCGCATACACTCGGCGTCAAGCTCGATCTCCCACCCCGGCGTCAATACCTTGTGTCCCATAGCTTCCGCCTTTCTCGGGGTCATTCAGGCCGCCCCGGTTGCCTTCGGTTGCTATCTTGTTTATACGGTTTTCTTCTTGACAATGCAAACGCTTTTGGTTTATTATCCGTTGAAACTTTTAAGGGTCGGCTTTAAGGGAAAAACGTTTAATTGAAAGGGGTGGGATCATGGGACGAAAACGGGACGCAAGCGCAGAGATCCGGCGGGCCGCACAACGGCTGTTTATTGAGTTGGCGAACCTGAGAAGCCCGGGATGGTTCCAGGGGAAGGGCGTGATCCCCATGGCGAAGGTGGCGAAGGTCTACGGCGCGAAGGGCGACAATTCCCTTGCGGGGAATCCCGTGCAGCCGGTCATCCGCGTGCTGCAATCGGCCCTTGGCCCCGGCTCCCCATCGAAGGAGGATCTACTGGCAATCGAAAAGATGTTGAATGCGCCAGTGGAGATCGGGCTCCATGATGTCAAGGGGCGCTTGTACCTGGACCCGGAGACCTCCCTCCCGCGCAGGGTGGCCGAGGCCGCCGTGGGGTACCTTAACCTGCTGGCGATCACCCCGGACGCCGAAGGGTTCGTGGGCGTCTGCCCCGCCTGCGGTGGCGTCTACTTGAAGCGCCGGACGGACCAAGTCCATTGCACCCCCCGGTGCCGCTTCGCCGTTTGGGCGTCCGAGAAGGGGAATGAATACTTCGCCGAAAAGGCCCGGGAGAATCGGGCCGCGAAATCGAAGCAGAAAAAGGCCCGCCGAAAACTGTAGTGAAAATCGTAGTGAAATAGGGTTAGGAAGTAGCCTAAAATAGCCGAAAGCAGCCTAAAATAAAGGAAGGCCCATAAACACGAAAACCCGCATGGATAGCGGGTATCGTTGTGTTTTGAGGGGTTTACGAAATAGCGTCCGGGGAGCTTAAAAGGCAGATGCTCTGCCGACTGAGCTAACGGCCCCCGTGTCGGGTTGCGTGCGGCGTCGGGTGCGGCGCGGCCGGCGTCGCCGCAACGGGGGGAAGAGTAGCACGCACCCGCGCCCGATTCAAAGGGTGATTTGATTATTTCGGCGCGGGCGCGGGCTTCTGCCGCGTCAGGCTGACACGGCCGTAGGTCGAGCGCATGGAGACGATCTGTCTTCCCGACCCGAGCTTCAGTTTCGCCAGTTTGCCCGGGCCGTAACGCATGTCCTTGACCTCGACGGGAAAATCGGTCTGGATCCCCCCGCTGTGGCTGGACATGTCGATCGTCGCGTCGACGTCGGCCGGCGCCTCCACCGCGATGTTGCCGCTGATGGAGGTATACAGGACGTTGTTGGTTTCCCGCGTCCGCTCGAGTTCCCCGCTCACGCTCCCGCTCACCGACGAGGCCATCGCGAACCCCCGGACCTTCTTCATCGAGACGTCGCCGCTGTTGCTCCTGGCCACGATGCGGCCCCTGGCGCCGTCCATCTCCACCCTGCCGCTGAAGGACCAGACGTTCAGGTGATAGTCGATCCCGCGCGGGACGCGGACATCGAAATCGACGCTGGCGTTCCCCTTCCCGAACTGGAGGTAGCGGGGAAAAATCTCGACACGCCCGGGGGTGCTGTTGTCCTGGATCCGGAGGAATTCGCGGTCGGGGCCGTTGATGGTCGCCGCCACGTGGACCTCCTTCCCCTCGCAGGCCGAGACCTTGATGGTCCCCGAAGTGTTGCTGATGAAGATCTGACCGAACGGGGGGATGGAGTGGCTCTTGTCGTAGTCCCGGGCCGCCTGCTGGGAAGGGGCGGGGGAAACTCCCGTGAGCATTGCCAGCGCCAAAAGGATGTCGAGCCGCATAGTCAAGGTCCCCCGTATGGAATTAGATACCCTATCCCGGCCGATTTATCAAAGGATTCCCGGCAGGGGGCGGGGCTTTCGGGGTCCAGTGCGTCAATCGGAGGCGCCGGCGCGGTGGAGCGGGAGCCACGACTCCAGGCGCGAGTCGGGGGAGACGATAACCGTTTCCGCACGGTCCGGGCCGGTCGAGACCACGCTGATCTCCGTCTCGACCAGGTCCGACAGCCGCCTGACGTAATCCCGCGCCAGGGGCGGCAGCTCCCCGTAATCCCGGATTCCGGCCGTCGGCGCGCGCCATCCCTTGACGCTGAGATATTCCGGTTCACACCGCTCCAGCACCGCCACCTCGGGCGGGAAGGAACGGAGACGCTCCCCCTTGTACCGGTACCCGGTGCAGATCCTGATTTCGTCGAGGTCGTCGAGAACGTCCATCTTGGTGATCACCAGGGAGCCGAGCCCGTTGATCAGCCGCGCGTATCGGACGACGACGGCGTCGAACCACCCGCACCGGCGCGGCCTTCCGGTGGAGGCCCCGAATTCCTGCCCGCGCTCCCGGATATGCTCCCCGATGCCGCCCTGCAGTTCGGTCGGGAAAGGACCCTCCCCGACCCGGGTGGTATACGCCTTGGATATCCCGACCACGCCGTCGATACGGGTGGGTCCGACGCCGGTCCCGGTCGAAGCACCCCCCGCGGTGGCGCTCGACGCCGTCACGAAGGGATAGGTCCCATGGTCCACGTCGAGCAGGGTGCCCTGCGCCCCCTCGAACAGCACGCTTTTCCCCTCGTCGATGGCGCGGTTCAGGATTTCGGCGGTATCGCAGAAGTATTCCTGCAGTTCCCGTCCCAGCCGCGCGGCGCGGGCGCAGATGTCCTCCACCCGGATCCCGCCGGCCGCTTCCGGGAGGAGCGAGTGCTTGACCCGGGCGCTTTCCTCCACGCGGGAGCGCACCGTCCGCGGATTCCCCAGGTCGCATACGCGCAGGCCCCGGCGCGCCATCTTGTCCTCGTAGGCCGGGCCGATCCCCCGGTTGGTGGTTCCGATCCGCTCGGCCCCCCGGCGCTCCTCGTCCCCCTGCTCCGCCAGCCGGTGGTAGTCCAGGATGATGTGGGCCCGGTCGCTGATGAAGAGCCGGTCCCGGCAGCTGATCCCCCCCTCCGCCAGTTCCCCGATCTCCCGCTTGAGGGCTTCCGGGTCGATGACCACGCCGTTGCCGATGACACACAGCTTTCCGGGGTGCAGGATTCCGGACGGAATCAGGTGAAGGACATACTTCCTGCCGCCGGCAATGACCGTATGACCGGCGTTGTGCCCCCCCTGGTAGCGCGCGACTATGTCGAAAAAGGGGGTGAACAGGTCCACGATCTTGCCCTTGCCCTCATCCCCCCACTGGGCCCCGATGACGATTATGTTGGCCATGAAAAATGACACCCGGCTAGCGCGAATGGAAAAGATCGGCCGCGGTCCGCCGCGTGAGTGCGGGCAGCCGCTTCGCAGGCGGCCCCGCCGCGGATGCGGAAGGCGGCTGGCTTACGGGGAGGGCGGCGCTCCCTACCCGTTGAGATGGTTGTCGATCATTTTGGAGATGGCGCCCTGGGTGGTGTTCCCCACGATCTGTTCCTTGACCATGCCGTCCTTGAACAGCAGCAGGGTGGGAATCCCCTTGATATTGTATTTGCCTGAGGTCAGGGTGTTTTCATCGACATTCAACTTCAGTACCTTCGCGCGACCCTCGTATTTTTCGGCGATGGAGTCGACCACGGGGGCCAGCATCCGGCAGGGGGCGCACCAGGCCGCCCAGAAATCCACCAGCACCGGCACAGGAGAATTCAGGACCTCGGATTCAAAATTCTGATCCCCGACTTCGCCAACTTTTTCGCTCATCTCGAAATTCTCCTAACAAAATTTGAAGGTGACGCTCCACCCCGCTAAAATAGAAGCTCATTATGGAAGCGTACACACGCCTTGTCAAGCCCAATGCTCCCGAGGCCAAGAAACGATTTGGCCAGCATTTTCTACGAGATACGGGGGTTCTGGACCGCATTGTCCGCTGGATCGCACCCGCCCCCGGGGACCTGTTTCTCGAAATCGGCGCGGGCACCGGAGCGCTCTCCCGCCTGCTGGCCGGATACGCGGAGCGACTCTGGGCCGTGGAACTGGACCGGGACTGCCTCCCGCTGCTCGAGGACGCGCTGGCACCCTTCCCGGGTGCCTCCGTGATCGGGGCCGATATCCTGAAGTTCGATTTCGGCCTCCTCCCCGCGCCCGGTCCCGGACAGAGACTGCGGGTGGCCGGCAATCTTCCCTACAATATCGCCACCGCCACGATCGGGAGGCTCTTCGACGCCCGCCTCGAGGCGGCGGACATGTTTTTCATGCTGCAGCTCGAGGTGGCCCAGCGGATCGCCGCCCCGCCGGGCTCCAGGCTCTACGGGTACCTGTCCGTGCGCTGCCAGTACCAGGCCGAGGTGCGCATGGGCTTCCGGGTTTCCCCCTCCTGCTTCGTCCCGCGCCCCGCGGTGTCCTCGGCCATGATCGCCCTGACCCCCCGCGCCGGGCGCCGCGGGCCAGGCTGGGAGGCCCATTTCGACCTCCTCTGCAAGGGGGCCTTCGCCCATCGCCGCAAGACCCTCGGCAATTCCCTCTCGCTCCACCCGGAGCTGGGAAAAATCGCCCCGGCGCTGCTGGAAGCGGCCGGGATCGACGGCAGGCGCCGGGCCGAAGACCTTTCGGTGGAGGAGTACGTGCGGCTGGCCTCGGCGTTCCATGATCATTTCGTGCCTTACGCCGCCGATCCGGGTGTTTAACAAAAGGCACGTCTGGGCTATACTGCGCCCTTACCTGGAAAGACATCGTGAGCGAAGACAAAATGGAACTCGTTCCCCTGGGCGGCCTGGGGGAATTCGGGATGAACATGATGGCGGTCCGCTACGGGGAGGATATCCTGGTCGTGGACGCCGGCCTCATGTTCCCGCGTGAAGACCTGCTGGGCGTCGACCGGGTGATCCCCGATTTCGCCTACCTGTTCGAGCACCGCGACCGGGTGCGCGGGATCGTGCTGACCCACGGTCACGAGGACCACATCGGGGCCCTCCCCTACCTGCTCGAAGACTTTTCGATCCCGGTGTACGGAACCCGGCTGACCCTGGGCCTCCTGCGCGGCCGGCTCAGGGAGAGCGGCCTTCTCGAACACAGCGATCTCAGGCCCGTCCGGGCGCGCGACCTCCTGGATTTCGGGCGGATCCGGGTCGAAATCCTCGCCATGACCCACAGCCTCGCCGACAGCATCGGGCTGGCGATCACCACCCCGGCGGGCACCGTCATCCACACGGGCGATTTCAAGCTCGATTCCGCCCCCCTCAACCGCTCCGTCACCGACTACGCCCGCATCGCGCAGCTCGGGGAGGAGGGGGTGCTGGCCCTGCTCAGCGACAGCACCAACAGCGAGCGGCGCGGTTTCACCCCCCCGGAAATCAACGTCCGGAGCGGCCTGGAAGGGATCTTCCACCTCTGCCGGCGCAAGATCGTCGTCGCCTGCTTCGCTTCGAGCATCCACCGGATCCAGATCGTCCTGGACCTTGCCCGGGCCTTCGGCCGCCGGGTCGCGGTGCTCGGCCGCAGCATGAAGGACAACATCCGGATCGCCTCGGAGCTGGGTTATCTCACCGTCCCCCCGGACCTCCTGCTGGAACCGGGCGCGGCGAAGACGATCCCGGACGAGGAGCTGCTCGTGCTCTGCACGGGGAGCCAGGGGGAGCCCCTGGCCGCGCTGACCCGCCTCGCCTTCGACAAGCAGAAGGATATCTCCGTCACGCCGGGGGACGCCGTCATCCTCAGCGCGCGCGTGATCCCCGGGCACGAGGGAAGGATCTCCCGCCTCGTCAACCATTTCTGCCGCCGGGGAGCGCGCGTCTTCGACGAGGGGCACTGGACGACGCACGTCTCCGGGCACGCCAGCGCCGAGGAGCTGAAAATCATGCTCAACCTCGCCCGCCCCAGGTTCTTCGTCCCCGTCCACGGGGAATACCGGCAGCTTTTCGCCCACACCCTCCTGGCGCGTGAAACCGGGATCGACGCGGAAAACATCCTCCTGGCCGAATCGGGCGACATCATCGAGCTGACCCCCTCCGGCATCCGCGTCGCGGGCAAGGCGCCGGTCGGACGCCGCCTGATCGATTCCGGCGGCGTGGCGGAACTGGACGAGGTCGTGATCGGCGACCGGCAGCACCTGTCGGAGGAGGGGGTGGTCCTGGCCGTCGTCGCCGTCAACAAGGGGACCGGCGCCGTCGAGAGGGTGTCCGAACTGATCAGCCGGGGCCACATCCAGGAGGCGGAGGGGGCCGCCTTCCTGGCCGAGGCCCGCCAGGCCGCCTTCCTGGCGCTCGAGGAGTGCAGCGAAGAGGAGCGCCGCGACTCCGGGGTCCTCACCGAGGTGGTGCGGGTCGCGCTGAAAAGATACTTTCGCAAACGGACGGGAACGCGGCCCATGATCGTACCCGTCATTATCGAAGTCTAACCGACCAGGATCCTCCTATGCCGGGTGAAACCAAGAAAAGACACGAATTCATCGGGGTGACGCTGCTGATTCTGGCGGTCCTGCTTCTCCTCTGCCTCCTGACCCACGACCCCGGCGACGCCAGCCTGAACACCCTGACCACGGATGGCTCCATCGAAAACAAGGCCGGCCGGCTCGGAGCCCTGGTCAGCGACATCCTCTACCAGGTTTTCGGGTTCGCCTCCTTCCTGCTCCTGGTCCCGCTCTCGGTGCTGAGCTGGAAGTTCGTTTTCGGCCGGCCGCTCGCGGAGCCCTATCTCAGGGCGCTCGGTTTCTTCCTGCTGATCTCCGGCAGCGCCGCGCTGCTCCAGCTTCTTCCCCTCCCCGAAGGGAGCCTCGATTTCCATCCGGGCGGACTGCTCGGGGTGCTGGCCCTCCGCCTGCTGCTGCCGAACCTGAACCAGACCGGCACCTTCATCGTCCTCGCCGGGGCGCTCGTTCTCGGCATTCTCGCCGCCACCCCCCTCACCCTGGCCGGGAGTTTCTCCCGTTTCGGGCTGAGAATACGCCTCCCCCGGCTCGACCTCGTCGGGCGGTGGCGGCGGTGGCGGGAGAACCGCCGGCCGGTGCGGGCCGTGGTGAACATCAAGCCCCCGGCCCAAGCGCCCGCGCTCACCCCCCGGCCGGAACCGGTAAAGGCGCCCGTCGCGAGCGCGCCGCCGCGGGTAGCCCCGCGCCCCGCCCCCGCCGGCGAAGAGCCGAAGGAGGCGCCGGCGGCGCACGCCGACCGCTCCCGGGCACGCAAATTCGCCCTCCCTCCCGTGGACCTGCTCGCCGCGGGCGAAAACCCCTTCCCGGTCGACGAGGCGGAGCTGATGGAACGCGCCCGGCTGATCGCGGCCAAATGCGCGGAGTTCGACGTCAACGGCCAGATCACGCAGATCCACCCCGGTCCCGTGGTGACGACGTTCGAGTTCAAGCCCGACGCCGGGATCAAGTATTCGCGCATCACCGGCCTGGTGGACGACCTCTGCCTGGGGATCAAGGCGGAGTCGATGCGGATCGACCGTATCCCGGGCAAGGCCA is part of the Acidobacteriota bacterium genome and encodes:
- a CDS encoding adenylosuccinate synthase, whose amino-acid sequence is MANIIVIGAQWGDEGKGKIVDLFTPFFDIVARYQGGHNAGHTVIAGGRKYVLHLIPSGILHPGKLCVIGNGVVIDPEALKREIGELAEGGISCRDRLFISDRAHIILDYHRLAEQGDEERRGAERIGTTNRGIGPAYEDKMARRGLRVCDLGNPRTVRSRVEESARVKHSLLPEAAGGIRVEDICARAARLGRELQEYFCDTAEILNRAIDEGKSVLFEGAQGTLLDVDHGTYPFVTASSATAGGASTGTGVGPTRIDGVVGISKAYTTRVGEGPFPTELQGGIGEHIRERGQEFGASTGRPRRCGWFDAVVVRYARLINGLGSLVITKMDVLDDLDEIRICTGYRYKGERLRSFPPEVAVLERCEPEYLSVKGWRAPTAGIRDYGELPPLARDYVRRLSDLVETEISVVSTGPDRAETVIVSPDSRLESWLPLHRAGASD
- the trxA gene encoding thioredoxin, which gives rise to MSEKVGEVGDQNFESEVLNSPVPVLVDFWAAWCAPCRMLAPVVDSIAEKYEGRAKVLKLNVDENTLTSGKYNIKGIPTLLLFKDGMVKEQIVGNTTQGAISKMIDNHLNG
- the rsmA gene encoding ribosomal RNA small subunit methyltransferase A, which encodes MEAYTRLVKPNAPEAKKRFGQHFLRDTGVLDRIVRWIAPAPGDLFLEIGAGTGALSRLLAGYAERLWAVELDRDCLPLLEDALAPFPGASVIGADILKFDFGLLPAPGPGQRLRVAGNLPYNIATATIGRLFDARLEAADMFFMLQLEVAQRIAAPPGSRLYGYLSVRCQYQAEVRMGFRVSPSCFVPRPAVSSAMIALTPRAGRRGPGWEAHFDLLCKGAFAHRRKTLGNSLSLHPELGKIAPALLEAAGIDGRRRAEDLSVEEYVRLASAFHDHFVPYAADPGV
- a CDS encoding ribonuclease J, whose protein sequence is MSEDKMELVPLGGLGEFGMNMMAVRYGEDILVVDAGLMFPREDLLGVDRVIPDFAYLFEHRDRVRGIVLTHGHEDHIGALPYLLEDFSIPVYGTRLTLGLLRGRLRESGLLEHSDLRPVRARDLLDFGRIRVEILAMTHSLADSIGLAITTPAGTVIHTGDFKLDSAPLNRSVTDYARIAQLGEEGVLALLSDSTNSERRGFTPPEINVRSGLEGIFHLCRRKIVVACFASSIHRIQIVLDLARAFGRRVAVLGRSMKDNIRIASELGYLTVPPDLLLEPGAAKTIPDEELLVLCTGSQGEPLAALTRLAFDKQKDISVTPGDAVILSARVIPGHEGRISRLVNHFCRRGARVFDEGHWTTHVSGHASAEELKIMLNLARPRFFVPVHGEYRQLFAHTLLARETGIDAENILLAESGDIIELTPSGIRVAGKAPVGRRLIDSGGVAELDEVVIGDRQHLSEEGVVLAVVAVNKGTGAVERVSELISRGHIQEAEGAAFLAEARQAAFLALEECSEEERRDSGVLTEVVRVALKRYFRKRTGTRPMIVPVIIEV